A portion of the Scylla paramamosain isolate STU-SP2022 chromosome 2, ASM3559412v1, whole genome shotgun sequence genome contains these proteins:
- the LOC135111391 gene encoding uncharacterized protein LOC135111391, producing the protein MLRIVTVAVVVLVVVMDAEAGRPRPSPSCRSWCKRPGHPEKNAFYCCDFGIGTVGKPFATHRGKCPHRPICPEGLYTRGPAPTVCAHDGQCSKHEKCCADACLEHHTCLLADP; encoded by the exons ATG CTTCGCATTGTGACTGTCGCCGtcgtggtgcttgtggtggtgatggatgctGAGGCTGGGAGGCCTAGACCTTCTCCAAGCTGCAGGAGCTGGTGCAAAAGGCCTGGACACCCTGAAAAGAACGCTTTTTACTGCTGTGACTTCGGGATTGGTACTGTTGGGAAACCTTTCGCAA CACACCGTGGCAAGTGTCCCCACCGTCCTATCTGTCCCGAGGGTCTGTATACCAGGGGACCTGCTCCCACG GTATGTGCTCACGACGGCCAGTGCTCCAAGCACGAGAAGTGCTGTGCTGATGCCTGCCTTGAACACCACACCTGTCTGCTTGCTGACCCATAG